One segment of Bacteroides caecimuris DNA contains the following:
- a CDS encoding RagB/SusD family nutrient uptake outer membrane protein — MKKRFIYICIFASLLTFSSCNEALDVAPDGRLSLDEVFQDPDLTKAYFSTCFDYLPKKSLRYHFWSNYPVALSDEAWDCTDGSGAGFAHAASGNCTTTDFYLDVRRDMGDTYSEGGYWQLYWGQIRIINTFLQRAATAAIPSESDRDRWVAEAHVLRAYFYMELLKWYGPVPIEKEPYGLDYDYSTLSRPTFEDCARFIVDDCEIALQSSNLPWRLTTLNEKIRMTKGIAMAIRSEASLFAASTYNNGGKDLWEWAYTINKDCLEQLKANGYELYTKCADTEKYYNNAYMEYFTLNNYIGTDPSDKETIWQSTEGYWPDPYTNPLYDVIGAPVLGNAQLTIVPSQELVDAYDMLATGKPVLDLSKPYNDEKHLSPNYNPNSGYDPANPYKGRDPRFQATIFYNNSPVLLGKEPAVVETYVGGNSEIRTSGNTNTRTGYYWRKRMVNGNCKAAGVAGYDGRFRFYRLGKIYLNAAEAAIESGYLTEGLEWINEIRHRAGFDPSVDLSTNDKNEARLLVRHERQIELACEEDRYFDIRRWTPANENMENEKFTTGMRITKNGNSFSYERINLGTDGSKPSKMSYEKKWHVYPIPASEAAVLEGTTGQTWQNAGW, encoded by the coding sequence ATGAAAAAAAGATTTATTTATATATGCATATTTGCTTCCCTGCTCACATTCAGTTCTTGTAATGAAGCGTTGGATGTAGCTCCCGACGGAAGATTATCACTGGACGAAGTATTCCAGGATCCCGATCTGACTAAAGCTTATTTCAGTACTTGCTTTGACTATCTGCCCAAAAAGAGTTTACGATATCATTTCTGGAGCAACTATCCTGTAGCACTTAGTGATGAAGCGTGGGATTGCACGGATGGTTCCGGTGCCGGCTTTGCACATGCCGCATCCGGCAACTGTACCACTACCGACTTCTATCTCGACGTTCGCAGAGATATGGGTGACACCTACTCAGAAGGAGGATACTGGCAGTTATACTGGGGGCAAATCCGTATTATCAACACATTCCTCCAACGGGCAGCCACCGCCGCCATACCAAGCGAAAGCGACCGTGACCGTTGGGTAGCAGAGGCTCATGTACTCCGTGCTTATTTCTATATGGAGTTACTGAAATGGTATGGTCCTGTGCCTATTGAGAAAGAGCCATACGGGTTAGACTATGATTATTCAACTCTATCACGTCCTACTTTCGAAGACTGTGCCCGATTCATTGTAGATGATTGCGAAATAGCTTTGCAATCCAGCAACCTCCCTTGGCGACTGACAACACTCAACGAGAAGATCAGAATGACCAAAGGTATCGCAATGGCTATCCGTTCCGAAGCATCTCTATTCGCAGCCAGCACTTACAACAATGGCGGCAAAGATCTTTGGGAATGGGCTTACACAATCAACAAAGACTGTCTGGAACAGCTGAAAGCCAATGGATATGAATTGTATACTAAATGTGCGGATACTGAAAAGTACTATAACAATGCTTATATGGAGTACTTTACGCTCAATAACTATATCGGAACAGATCCCAGTGATAAAGAAACAATCTGGCAAAGTACCGAAGGCTATTGGCCCGACCCATACACCAATCCTTTGTATGACGTTATCGGAGCTCCGGTATTGGGAAACGCTCAATTAACTATTGTTCCTTCCCAAGAATTAGTAGACGCCTATGATATGCTAGCAACAGGAAAGCCTGTACTGGATTTATCGAAACCTTATAACGATGAGAAGCATCTGTCACCTAATTATAACCCTAATAGCGGTTATGACCCAGCCAACCCTTATAAGGGACGTGATCCTCGTTTCCAGGCTACAATTTTTTATAATAACAGTCCTGTGCTGTTAGGAAAGGAACCGGCAGTAGTAGAAACGTACGTGGGAGGAAATAGCGAAATCCGTACAAGTGGAAATACGAATACACGTACCGGTTATTATTGGAGAAAAAGAATGGTAAACGGTAACTGTAAGGCAGCCGGAGTGGCTGGATATGATGGCCGTTTCCGTTTTTACCGATTAGGCAAAATTTATCTGAATGCCGCCGAAGCCGCTATTGAAAGCGGATACCTTACCGAAGGCCTGGAATGGATCAATGAAATCCGTCATCGCGCAGGTTTTGATCCTTCGGTTGATCTGTCGACAAACGACAAGAACGAAGCTCGTTTATTGGTACGCCACGAACGCCAGATAGAGCTGGCTTGTGAAGAAGACAGATATTTCGATATCCGCCGTTGGACACCCGCCAATGAGAATATGGAAAATGAGAAGTTTACCACAGGTATGAGAATCACCAAAAATGGAAACTCATTCTCTTATGAAAGAATCAATCTAGGAACAGACGGCAGCAAACCGAGCAAAATGAGTTATGAAAAGAAATGGCACGTATATCCTATCCCTGCCAGTGAAGCAGCCGTATTGGAAGGCACGACAGGACAGACGTGGCAAAATGCAGGATGGTAA
- a CDS encoding SusC/RagA family TonB-linked outer membrane protein has product MKKSYWLYKMCLLLGLGICIPVTGNASDIGDATLTQQQSKITASGVVVDESGESLIGASVIEKGAATNGTITDIDGRFSLSVAPNAVLEISYVGYQKQDIPAKKDMRIIMHPDVANLEEVVVVAYGTQKKVSVIGSVASIDRKDLMKSSSPNLSSALSGKLPGLTTIQTSGEPGRDEVTMFLRGAATTNGTNPLIMVDGVAVDDMRSIDPNEIANISVLKDASATAVFGVRGANGVIMITTRRGEKGTARISANVEFSMQEIAFKPERLDSWDWVRLRNEALVNDGNSAEFLGPDIDKFDSWKTGNPVDPDFYPNNNWQDILFRDYAPMTRANMNVSGGSDKLQYFVSAGYLHQGGMFNVEPKSKLGYNAQSSLDRYNFRSNIDYKVNKSVKINLNASSYLERINGTSASMSSVFNSALTSRPTSMYLTPEGAYATDAIRTFPIGAGLSVEDPANNSLSAYPLINRSGYQLETRSGINVIGGVEIDLGFITKGLSVKGQVSFDSKGFGKTIGKRSYTWYTYQTLASGEHLFINRHPSLEDEDGPIELTKSSESYWVMNLQGQINYNQTFAGKHNVTAMFLAQRDIKESKETSGDLLLPYNVIGIAGRATYDYDRRYFAEINVGYNGSEQFSPDKRFGLFPAASFGWLITNEGFLQDNPVLTNLKLRASWGKVGNDAFGSARFLYLDNISQYSVVTDSKGDHWLSPSLGYASNGSGWGQGYKIAENYIGNKSITWETAEKQNYGIDISLYHDLSFSFDYFVEKRKNILIIPQTTPMIQGLPSSALPLMNDGEVKNQGFEMVLGYQKQFKNGLSVSANANFSYAKNKVLEYDEPLLGKDYAYRTRTTGFSLGQNWGYIIDHSYDPEKGRDGTGFFYSDESIAKSGLTYEGVGTPEPGDFIYKDLNGDGVINDRDKAPIGYSSLLPRINYGFSLSANWKGFDVSIMLQGVGQYSKTYSGAGIYESSGNFYKMHMKRWSEERYNNHEKITYPRLSSSGGPSLQPNDFFIMDASYIRLKNAEVGYTLPESISKKIGASNVRFYLSGNNLYTWTHLKTDSFDPEQNSPAAYPTMRTYNVGLNITF; this is encoded by the coding sequence ATGAAAAAAAGTTATTGGCTATACAAAATGTGCCTGTTGCTTGGGTTGGGAATCTGTATTCCCGTTACAGGAAATGCATCGGATATCGGAGATGCTACCCTGACACAGCAACAGTCTAAAATAACAGCCTCTGGAGTCGTCGTAGACGAGTCCGGTGAAAGCCTGATCGGAGCTTCCGTCATAGAAAAAGGAGCAGCAACGAATGGTACTATTACAGACATAGACGGTCGTTTCTCTTTATCGGTTGCCCCCAACGCTGTACTGGAAATCAGTTATGTAGGTTATCAAAAGCAGGACATTCCTGCTAAAAAAGACATGCGTATCATCATGCATCCGGACGTAGCGAATCTGGAGGAAGTTGTAGTGGTAGCTTACGGTACCCAGAAAAAGGTTTCTGTCATCGGTTCCGTAGCTTCCATTGATCGAAAAGATTTGATGAAATCCTCATCGCCCAACCTAAGTTCCGCTTTATCCGGAAAACTCCCAGGATTGACAACTATCCAGACCTCCGGTGAACCGGGACGTGACGAAGTCACCATGTTCCTGCGTGGTGCTGCCACTACAAACGGAACAAACCCATTAATTATGGTAGATGGAGTAGCTGTAGACGATATGCGATCTATCGACCCGAACGAGATTGCTAATATCTCCGTATTGAAAGATGCTTCCGCAACAGCAGTATTCGGAGTACGTGGCGCCAACGGAGTGATAATGATTACCACTCGTAGAGGTGAAAAAGGAACTGCCCGTATCAGTGCCAATGTAGAATTCAGCATGCAGGAAATCGCTTTCAAGCCCGAACGTCTGGATTCATGGGACTGGGTCAGACTTCGCAATGAAGCACTCGTGAACGACGGAAATTCCGCTGAATTCCTCGGGCCGGACATTGATAAGTTCGACTCATGGAAAACAGGTAATCCTGTAGACCCGGATTTTTATCCGAATAATAACTGGCAAGATATCTTGTTCAGAGATTATGCTCCCATGACCAGAGCCAACATGAACGTTTCGGGAGGTTCGGACAAACTTCAATACTTTGTAAGTGCAGGCTATCTGCATCAGGGAGGTATGTTCAACGTAGAACCTAAATCCAAGTTGGGATACAATGCCCAGTCTTCATTAGACCGCTACAACTTCCGCTCAAATATCGACTACAAAGTCAATAAGTCGGTAAAGATTAACTTAAACGCTTCCTCTTATCTGGAACGGATCAACGGAACTTCCGCAAGTATGTCAAGTGTATTCAACAGCGCTTTGACCTCACGCCCTACTTCCATGTATCTCACCCCAGAAGGTGCATACGCTACTGATGCTATACGTACTTTCCCTATTGGTGCCGGATTATCCGTAGAAGATCCCGCCAACAATTCATTGAGTGCATATCCGCTAATCAACCGTTCGGGCTATCAATTGGAAACCAGATCGGGAATCAATGTTATCGGAGGAGTAGAAATAGATTTGGGATTTATCACTAAAGGGCTCTCTGTCAAAGGCCAGGTATCTTTCGACTCCAAAGGATTTGGGAAAACAATCGGAAAACGTTCCTATACTTGGTATACGTATCAGACATTAGCTTCAGGAGAGCATTTGTTTATCAATCGCCATCCTAGCCTGGAGGACGAAGACGGCCCGATTGAACTCACAAAGTCTTCCGAATCTTATTGGGTTATGAACTTACAGGGACAAATCAACTATAACCAGACCTTCGCCGGAAAGCATAATGTCACTGCTATGTTTCTAGCTCAACGGGACATCAAAGAATCCAAAGAAACATCCGGTGACCTACTGCTTCCTTACAACGTCATCGGTATTGCCGGACGTGCAACTTATGACTATGACAGACGTTATTTTGCGGAAATCAACGTAGGTTATAACGGCTCTGAACAATTTTCACCGGACAAACGATTTGGTCTCTTCCCGGCTGCCTCTTTCGGTTGGCTGATTACTAATGAGGGCTTCCTTCAGGATAATCCGGTTTTGACCAATCTGAAGTTAAGAGCTTCTTGGGGAAAAGTTGGTAACGACGCCTTCGGTTCAGCCCGTTTCCTTTATCTGGATAATATCAGTCAATATTCCGTAGTCACCGACAGTAAAGGAGATCATTGGTTATCCCCAAGCCTGGGATATGCTTCCAATGGTTCCGGTTGGGGACAAGGTTACAAGATAGCCGAAAACTACATAGGAAACAAAAGCATCACATGGGAAACAGCTGAAAAACAGAATTATGGTATAGACATATCCTTGTATCATGATCTTTCCTTCTCATTTGACTACTTTGTTGAAAAAAGAAAAAATATTCTGATTATCCCGCAGACTACTCCTATGATTCAAGGTCTTCCCTCATCCGCTCTTCCACTGATGAACGATGGTGAAGTAAAGAATCAGGGATTCGAAATGGTCCTCGGATATCAGAAACAATTCAAAAACGGGCTATCTGTTTCTGCTAATGCAAACTTCAGTTATGCCAAAAACAAAGTATTGGAATATGACGAGCCACTATTAGGTAAGGATTATGCTTATCGCACCCGCACCACCGGCTTCTCATTAGGACAAAACTGGGGATATATCATCGACCACAGCTATGATCCTGAAAAAGGGCGTGACGGCACAGGATTCTTCTATAGCGACGAGAGTATTGCCAAGAGCGGACTGACTTATGAAGGTGTAGGAACACCGGAACCCGGAGACTTTATTTATAAAGATCTCAACGGAGACGGTGTCATCAATGACCGTGACAAGGCTCCCATTGGCTATTCCTCCCTATTGCCTCGCATCAACTACGGTTTCTCTTTATCTGCCAACTGGAAAGGATTCGATGTTTCTATCATGTTGCAGGGAGTAGGCCAATACAGCAAAACTTATTCAGGAGCTGGTATTTATGAAAGTAGCGGCAACTTTTACAAGATGCACATGAAACGTTGGAGCGAAGAGCGCTATAATAATCACGAAAAGATTACGTATCCTCGTCTGTCCAGCAGTGGTGGTCCGAGCTTGCAGCCCAACGACTTCTTTATCATGGATGCCTCGTATATACGTCTAAAAAATGCAGAAGTAGGATATACATTACCGGAAAGTATCAGCAAGAAAATCGGTGCTTCCAATGTACGTTTCTATTTAAGCGGTAATAACTTGTATACATGGACTCACCTCAAGACTGACAGCTTCGATCCCGAACAAAACAGTCCGGCAGCCTATCCAACAATGCGTACGTACAATGTAGGTTTGAATATTACATTTTAA
- a CDS encoding alpha-galactosidase, protein MKKRILYYLFILLLFPHNGTGQTVARMSDRPVNTSQWITTHFARGVVPPFSFEYEGKPSQEFIKNWSYTATRQKSDDPKVLKYLYTYREPSGGLKVECEVKGFTDFNTVEWVLRFTNQGKKNTPEIANVKVSDITFRYQHPGVFNLHHSEGSHASKSDFSQQLTILSPGDNLYMRPEGGRSSQMRMPFFNIESPANQGVIVAIGWTGTWFADVRCADQQSVALTSGIERLKTYLYPEESIRTSSVCLSFWNGSDRMKGHNQFRRFVQAHHTWKVGGKPTVYPISTSFNYGDPTPCNEYTCLTTDYAIAMVKRYEQFKLVPEVFWLDAGWYNHSADVANHKNWANTVGNWTVDSIRFPEGLRPIADEVHRVGSKFMVWFEPERVMKGSAWALQHPQWMLDARGKAKQEDWTRDGEHDSYLFNLGNPEACRWMSKYIGDFLEENGIDYYRQDFNIEPEGFWAANDEPGRQGICEIRYIEGLYSFWEYLLNRFPGLLVDNCASGGRRIDLESISRSAPMWRTDYSYGEPIGYQCHTYGLNLYLPLHGTGTVSADKFTFRSSLGTSIIYNWKITEAGQSIYDMRDRQAEFKELRPYFYEDYYPLSGINNITSENIWLAYQLYRPSDDSGYIVAFRRKDNPDKSYTVNLSGLHPDHTYILTNKDTGEAIKKTGKELANGFTLTLDNPQSSLIIKYQSSTTAIQKLSVGKKTGVKLRAIGAELDPHFLSQNVTRNDGAKAEDWERIVVKRVKEMGLQSLRVMVMPQWYEPKNDNPDASKIDWHNFTFNSVEMQSLYKVLDMAQEQKMEVTLVLWGAPPGHFLAEGNYGNWVVAPTNYEEWSENFSALVQHLLNNKKYTCVKEITPINEPDWSYIIKGKAAPTADYIEMCKVLDRRFKEDGIRNKVHFSLSDNSDGGTGTHKYLAACTKGLANVADVFNSHTYIFGYETPNSTILDWEKQNSQLASSVGKAHFIGEFGGNQCVGATRQKDIDLYERGVLMTRIAINLLNAGASGVSYWSLIDQYYGKDADYGAMQQLGLWKYVKKTYASEPYYNDIKSDYEVRPQYYAYSLLTRFIRPGAEIYPIATPEEWYAGTAVRNTNGKWVYVFASGMDQEKAISLINQHTQTKGNYQVYRYIKDGLPTTDQMLAPDAQPLKVNDKILCLLPAHSVIVLKQE, encoded by the coding sequence ATGAAAAAAAGAATACTATATTATCTATTCATTCTGCTTCTGTTCCCTCATAATGGAACAGGACAGACGGTAGCCCGCATGAGCGACCGCCCGGTAAACACCAGCCAATGGATAACCACCCACTTTGCCCGCGGTGTGGTCCCTCCTTTCTCTTTCGAATATGAAGGTAAACCTTCACAGGAATTTATCAAAAACTGGTCTTATACGGCTACGCGTCAGAAAAGTGACGATCCCAAGGTTCTGAAATACCTTTATACTTATCGTGAACCATCCGGAGGATTAAAAGTAGAATGTGAAGTGAAAGGCTTTACCGACTTCAATACGGTGGAATGGGTACTCCGTTTCACCAACCAAGGAAAGAAAAATACACCGGAGATTGCCAACGTAAAAGTGTCTGATATCACATTCCGCTACCAGCATCCGGGAGTATTCAACCTTCATCATTCCGAAGGCAGCCATGCATCCAAATCAGATTTCAGCCAGCAACTTACAATCTTGTCTCCGGGTGATAATCTTTATATGAGACCGGAAGGTGGACGCTCTTCACAAATGCGTATGCCATTCTTCAATATTGAATCTCCGGCTAATCAAGGAGTTATCGTAGCCATCGGATGGACAGGAACCTGGTTTGCCGATGTGCGCTGTGCAGACCAGCAAAGCGTAGCGCTTACCTCCGGAATTGAACGTTTGAAAACCTATCTGTATCCGGAAGAGAGCATCCGCACTTCCAGTGTATGCCTGTCATTCTGGAACGGTTCCGACCGGATGAAAGGACACAACCAGTTCCGCCGTTTCGTGCAAGCCCACCACACTTGGAAAGTAGGTGGTAAACCGACCGTATATCCAATATCGACCAGTTTCAACTACGGTGATCCTACTCCCTGTAATGAATATACCTGCCTGACTACAGATTATGCCATTGCTATGGTGAAACGGTATGAACAATTCAAATTAGTACCCGAAGTATTCTGGCTGGATGCCGGATGGTACAATCACTCTGCAGATGTAGCCAATCATAAGAATTGGGCGAACACCGTAGGAAACTGGACCGTCGACTCTATTCGTTTCCCCGAAGGATTACGCCCCATCGCCGACGAAGTGCATAGAGTTGGTTCCAAGTTCATGGTATGGTTTGAACCGGAGCGTGTTATGAAAGGCTCAGCTTGGGCACTGCAACACCCTCAATGGATGTTGGATGCCAGAGGAAAAGCCAAACAGGAAGACTGGACAAGAGATGGTGAGCACGACTCTTATCTATTCAATCTCGGAAATCCGGAGGCATGTCGATGGATGAGTAAATATATCGGAGACTTCCTCGAAGAAAATGGCATAGACTACTACCGCCAGGATTTCAATATAGAGCCGGAAGGTTTCTGGGCTGCCAATGATGAACCTGGCAGACAAGGTATCTGCGAAATCCGATACATTGAAGGACTTTATTCTTTCTGGGAATATCTGCTGAACCGCTTTCCGGGCTTGCTGGTTGATAATTGTGCCAGTGGCGGACGCCGTATTGACCTCGAAAGTATCTCACGCAGTGCACCGATGTGGAGAACAGATTACAGTTATGGAGAACCAATCGGCTATCAATGCCATACTTACGGATTGAACTTATACCTTCCCCTGCATGGTACAGGAACTGTGAGTGCCGATAAATTCACTTTCCGTTCCAGCCTCGGAACCTCTATTATCTACAACTGGAAAATAACCGAAGCTGGACAATCCATCTATGATATGCGCGACCGCCAGGCAGAGTTCAAAGAACTCCGCCCCTATTTCTATGAAGATTACTATCCGTTGAGTGGAATAAACAACATTACTTCGGAAAATATCTGGCTAGCATACCAACTTTATCGTCCGTCGGATGACAGCGGATACATCGTAGCTTTCCGCCGCAAAGACAATCCGGACAAGAGCTATACTGTCAATTTATCAGGGCTACACCCTGACCACACTTATATACTCACCAATAAAGATACAGGAGAAGCTATAAAGAAAACCGGTAAAGAACTGGCTAACGGCTTCACGCTGACACTGGATAACCCGCAAAGTAGTCTGATAATCAAATACCAAAGTTCAACAACTGCTATACAGAAACTTTCTGTAGGAAAGAAAACCGGTGTAAAGCTCCGTGCTATAGGTGCAGAACTAGATCCCCACTTTCTCTCACAAAATGTGACCCGCAATGATGGAGCTAAAGCTGAAGACTGGGAGCGCATCGTTGTGAAACGTGTCAAAGAAATGGGACTGCAAAGCTTACGGGTGATGGTGATGCCACAATGGTATGAGCCAAAGAATGACAATCCGGATGCATCCAAAATCGACTGGCATAATTTCACTTTCAACTCTGTAGAAATGCAATCACTCTACAAAGTATTGGATATGGCACAAGAACAGAAAATGGAAGTCACCCTTGTACTTTGGGGAGCCCCTCCGGGACATTTCCTGGCCGAAGGGAATTATGGTAACTGGGTAGTAGCCCCGACTAACTATGAAGAATGGAGCGAGAACTTTTCCGCACTTGTACAACACCTGCTCAACAACAAAAAATACACGTGCGTCAAAGAGATTACTCCGATCAACGAACCAGATTGGTCATATATCATCAAAGGTAAAGCTGCTCCCACCGCCGACTATATTGAAATGTGTAAAGTACTCGACAGACGTTTCAAAGAGGATGGAATACGAAATAAAGTACATTTCAGCCTTTCTGACAATTCAGACGGAGGTACAGGAACGCATAAATATCTGGCAGCCTGCACGAAAGGACTGGCGAACGTTGCTGACGTATTCAACTCCCACACCTATATCTTCGGCTACGAAACTCCGAACTCCACAATTCTGGATTGGGAAAAACAAAACTCTCAATTGGCCTCTTCAGTTGGAAAAGCCCATTTCATCGGTGAATTCGGAGGTAATCAATGCGTAGGTGCCACCAGACAAAAAGATATCGACTTGTATGAACGAGGAGTACTCATGACACGCATAGCCATCAATCTACTCAATGCAGGAGCAAGCGGTGTTAGCTATTGGAGCCTGATAGACCAATACTATGGTAAGGATGCAGACTACGGAGCAATGCAGCAACTGGGTTTATGGAAGTATGTAAAGAAAACATACGCTTCGGAACCATACTACAACGATATCAAAAGTGATTACGAGGTACGCCCACAGTACTATGCCTATTCTCTGTTGACACGTTTCATACGCCCGGGAGCTGAAATCTATCCGATAGCAACACCGGAAGAATGGTACGCAGGAACTGCTGTTCGAAACACAAATGGCAAATGGGTATATGTTTTCGCCAGTGGAATGGACCAGGAGAAAGCAATAAGCCTCATCAACCAGCATACGCAAACCAAAGGGAATTATCAGGTTTACCGTTATATCAAAGACGGTTTACCTACCACAGACCAAATGTTGGCTCCGGACGCCCAGCCTCTCAAAGTGAACGATAAAATTCTATGTTTACTTCCGGCTCATTCTGTGATCGTCTTAAAACAAGAATAA
- a CDS encoding leucine Rich repeat-containing domain protein, whose protein sequence is MKTHFYILLMLGMVFLLGCEDEKLGTDLGVTNVVLPDISEESLGTEITIQGNGFIDCDVLALSPLSGGTEQPIYMETREVASDHITVLYPSTATKDSYGLVLVRGSKMRTLGVINSTVGVMPDENLRNALSALFPDIFKGEKISSSAKYVTFTDGTLNISDKNITSLEGLEYFSNIRKLICNNNDISEIPAEVLSRLSELTAQNTGLTKLELATSEQPNTTLVSLNIDGSTKLESVDLYYCYNIEKFSALNCKLVYLDVRNYHSIYGGCLNYNSTDFKFTFSDDASKERLLKMESWWMDSYYSNSGSIVDAINNGVTVEGYDWMHDYPDGNNNYYYSYGKYQKTMKKYGEIPDINLRNALKALVPDVFDGDKVLTVAALNTEYFKNNTTLDLSNKGITNLEGLQYFCGYKNLILDGNNLGEIDLSKYAISTSYTAGPVDEKGIQTFSAKNAGLTKFISGDQYMITSIDVSNNPGLAYLDINRCKSITSLNASGCPLTYVDLRNLAGTYSVLGYSGGAVDASKVQFSFTDSSSTQRKLLVEEWWMDSPWNGTSPCITAKNQGVRIERYEYIGYDKDKMLSSFN, encoded by the coding sequence ATGAAAACACATTTCTACATTTTATTAATGCTTGGAATGGTATTCCTTTTGGGATGTGAAGACGAAAAGTTAGGCACAGACCTAGGAGTAACCAATGTAGTGCTTCCGGATATTTCGGAAGAATCCCTGGGCACAGAGATTACCATTCAGGGAAATGGCTTTATCGACTGTGATGTACTGGCTCTTTCTCCCCTTTCAGGAGGTACTGAACAGCCCATCTACATGGAAACCAGAGAAGTAGCATCCGATCATATCACGGTACTTTACCCCTCTACGGCCACCAAAGATTCTTATGGACTTGTATTGGTACGCGGTAGCAAAATGCGAACATTAGGCGTCATCAACAGTACTGTTGGAGTTATGCCCGACGAAAACCTGCGTAATGCCTTGTCTGCTCTTTTCCCTGATATATTTAAAGGAGAAAAGATATCTTCCAGTGCTAAATATGTCACTTTCACTGATGGCACATTAAATATCAGCGATAAAAATATCACTTCTCTGGAGGGACTCGAATATTTCAGCAACATTCGGAAACTGATCTGCAACAATAATGATATCAGTGAAATTCCTGCAGAAGTACTATCCAGACTGTCTGAACTGACTGCACAAAACACTGGTCTGACCAAACTGGAACTAGCCACTTCGGAACAGCCGAACACGACATTGGTATCTCTCAACATAGATGGAAGTACCAAACTAGAATCTGTCGACCTGTATTATTGTTATAACATTGAGAAGTTCTCTGCTCTAAACTGTAAACTGGTATATCTGGATGTACGCAATTACCACAGTATCTATGGCGGATGTCTGAACTACAACAGCACAGACTTCAAATTTACTTTCAGCGATGACGCAAGTAAAGAACGACTCCTGAAAATGGAATCCTGGTGGATGGACTCATACTACAGCAATAGCGGTTCTATCGTAGATGCCATCAATAATGGAGTGACAGTGGAAGGGTACGACTGGATGCACGACTATCCCGATGGAAACAACAACTATTATTACAGTTACGGAAAATATCAGAAGACAATGAAAAAGTACGGAGAAATTCCTGATATCAATCTGCGAAACGCACTCAAAGCATTGGTTCCGGATGTATTCGATGGAGATAAAGTTCTGACAGTGGCTGCTCTGAATACTGAATACTTCAAGAATAACACGACCCTTGATCTTAGCAATAAGGGAATCACTAATCTGGAAGGACTACAATACTTCTGCGGATACAAAAACCTCATTCTGGATGGAAATAATCTGGGAGAAATCGATCTTAGTAAATACGCAATCAGTACCAGCTACACGGCAGGTCCGGTAGATGAGAAAGGAATTCAGACTTTCAGTGCCAAGAATGCAGGATTAACCAAATTCATTTCTGGCGATCAGTATATGATAACCTCTATAGATGTGAGCAACAATCCGGGATTAGCATATCTGGATATAAACCGGTGCAAATCCATCACATCACTAAATGCATCCGGTTGTCCGCTCACTTATGTTGATCTGCGTAATCTGGCAGGTACTTATTCCGTACTAGGTTACTCCGGTGGAGCTGTAGATGCCTCAAAAGTTCAGTTCTCATTTACCGACAGCTCTTCAACTCAAAGGAAGCTACTAGTAGAAGAATGGTGGATGGATAGCCCATGGAATGGCACAAGCCCATGTATTACCGCAAAGAATCAAGGTGTTCGGATAGAACGCTATGAATACATAGGATACGACAAGGATAAAATGTTGAGTTCATTTAATTAG